In Pseudobdellovibrionaceae bacterium, the following proteins share a genomic window:
- a CDS encoding acyl-CoA carboxylase subunit beta produces the protein MLELVTSLQDTLQQALSEGDAVYTEKHCQQGKLLARERIAKLLDPESPFLELMPLAGLGQKGVAPGASVVGGIGLVSGRESLIVANVPTIKGGAINAFTLLKMQRLAVIARENRLPTVFLVESAGADLPNQADIYNYGGAQFREITRRSKLGIPSVSVVFGSSTAGGAYIPGMSDYVIMVDKQAKVYLAGPPLVKMAINEEVDDETLGGAKMHATQSGVADYLAQNEDDGLALAREIVGLFKVRQPKGVEQKVQEPIYEADEILGLVSADVRQPFEVRELIARIVDGSRFSEFKPLYGGTLVTAFAQIFGMPVGILANNGVLQSAAAEKGAQFIQLCDQQKVPLLFLQNITGFMVGTEAEHGGIIKNGAKLINAVANARVPAITVLVGASYGAGNYGMCGLAYEPRFLFSYPNARLAVMGPDQLAGVMELLQKEKAAKMPPDKAEQLKAQTEALRQKVEMESTAQFATGRVWDDGIIDPRHTRPVLGICLNLLYCEDEDEKPKDQLAYGVFRM, from the coding sequence ATGCTCGAATTGGTGACCAGTCTACAAGACACTCTCCAACAGGCTTTGAGTGAGGGCGATGCGGTTTACACGGAGAAGCATTGCCAGCAGGGGAAACTCCTGGCGCGAGAGAGAATCGCTAAGCTGCTGGACCCCGAAAGTCCGTTTTTGGAATTGATGCCTCTCGCCGGACTGGGTCAGAAGGGAGTGGCCCCTGGAGCCAGCGTGGTGGGGGGAATTGGTTTGGTGTCTGGTCGGGAGAGCTTGATTGTGGCCAACGTCCCCACCATCAAGGGCGGAGCGATCAATGCATTTACCCTTCTTAAGATGCAGCGTTTGGCCGTCATCGCCAGGGAAAACCGCCTGCCCACAGTTTTTCTTGTTGAGTCTGCAGGAGCGGATCTCCCCAATCAGGCCGACATTTACAATTATGGTGGCGCCCAGTTTCGCGAGATCACTCGACGCTCAAAGCTCGGCATTCCATCCGTATCGGTGGTCTTTGGCAGCAGCACGGCTGGTGGTGCCTACATCCCTGGGATGAGTGACTATGTGATCATGGTCGACAAGCAGGCAAAGGTGTATTTGGCTGGCCCACCCTTAGTGAAGATGGCCATCAATGAGGAAGTGGACGATGAAACCTTGGGGGGTGCGAAAATGCACGCCACCCAATCGGGAGTTGCCGACTATTTGGCGCAGAACGAAGATGATGGATTAGCTCTGGCCCGGGAAATTGTCGGTCTGTTTAAAGTTCGTCAGCCCAAAGGAGTTGAGCAAAAGGTTCAAGAGCCCATCTACGAAGCTGATGAGATTCTTGGCCTGGTAAGCGCAGATGTGCGTCAGCCTTTTGAGGTGCGGGAACTTATTGCCCGCATTGTGGACGGATCGCGGTTTTCTGAGTTTAAGCCTCTCTATGGCGGGACACTTGTCACGGCCTTTGCCCAAATCTTTGGAATGCCGGTGGGAATACTTGCCAACAATGGGGTGCTGCAGTCGGCTGCGGCCGAAAAAGGGGCACAGTTTATTCAACTCTGTGACCAGCAAAAAGTTCCCCTGTTGTTTCTGCAAAACATCACGGGCTTTATGGTGGGAACCGAAGCCGAGCATGGGGGTATTATCAAAAATGGTGCGAAACTCATCAATGCGGTGGCCAATGCCCGTGTGCCTGCGATTACGGTTTTAGTCGGCGCCTCTTATGGAGCTGGCAACTACGGCATGTGCGGGTTGGCCTACGAGCCACGGTTTTTATTTTCCTATCCCAATGCCCGGTTGGCAGTGATGGGACCTGATCAGTTAGCTGGTGTGATGGAGCTTCTGCAAAAGGAAAAGGCAGCCAAAATGCCCCCTGATAAAGCGGAGCAGCTAAAGGCACAAACGGAAGCCCTTCGCCAGAAGGTGGAAATGGAATCCACCGCCCAGTTTGCCACCGGACGGGTCTGGGATGACGGGATTATTGATCCCCGTCACACACGGCCGGTGTTGGGAATTTGTTTAAATTTACTTTACTGTGAAGATGAAGACGAAAAACCAAAAGACCAGTTGGCCTATGGTGTTTTTCGAATGTGA
- a CDS encoding biotin/lipoyl-binding protein has translation MSEKKIRRLMIANRGAIVTRIARTCRQMGIITIGVYSEADKESSYLREVDEAFFVGAATASQSYLNQQALLAVAKRAQVDAIHPGYGFLAENAEFAQACLNGGFIWVGPPVEAMRQMGTKKEAKYLVSSLGLPVIPGAELNMDEKSAAQAAKKVGFPLLIKASAGGGGKGMRLVQGPEQFSEAWSGAAREAKQAFGDATLLVEKCFPVAKHIEVQVLADRQGNIVHMGERECSVQRRHQKIIEECPSPVVSSELRRQLGEWSVKIAKAIGYEGVGTVEFLADASSDGELRAEQIYFLEMNTRIQVEHGVTEEVYRVDLVREQIRVAQGESGGWQQDQLVPQGHSIQCRLYAEDPGQNFLPQTGEVKTFFPYRAPGVRWELGLRQGDRVGTDYDPMVAKVITKGANREEARQLMMQTLSYSSLLGLRSNQGFLLAALSQDDFISGQYKTHQAGGEWQNEFTTQPPVRESTVAALLARSVQRRSRKAVWSQLSAGWSNMPNQRQRERVKLNGEEFVIEYWVDEFQQYHIVEGGQERVASILSHPPGRMRLEIFGQQYKVRFVEVGSSTHVHVLGLAPSWIDWQPRVCRAHLMESSALVRPPTSGKVVQVMIKVGDAVKKGDPLVVLESMKMETSIYAERDGLVEEVFVSAGDVVQSHSELLRLDEND, from the coding sequence ATGTCAGAGAAAAAAATTCGTCGACTGATGATCGCTAATCGAGGGGCTATTGTGACCCGCATTGCCCGCACTTGTAGGCAAATGGGAATCATCACCATTGGTGTTTATTCAGAAGCAGACAAGGAAAGCTCATACCTACGCGAAGTGGACGAGGCTTTCTTTGTGGGAGCTGCGACTGCCAGTCAGTCTTACTTGAATCAGCAGGCACTGCTAGCGGTAGCAAAAAGAGCCCAAGTTGACGCCATTCATCCCGGCTATGGATTTTTGGCAGAGAATGCTGAATTTGCTCAGGCCTGCTTGAATGGAGGATTCATTTGGGTAGGGCCACCGGTCGAGGCCATGCGCCAGATGGGCACAAAGAAAGAAGCAAAGTATTTAGTCAGTTCTCTTGGTTTGCCGGTGATCCCTGGGGCCGAACTCAATATGGACGAAAAGTCAGCAGCTCAGGCGGCAAAAAAGGTCGGATTTCCGCTGTTGATAAAGGCTTCTGCCGGAGGTGGAGGAAAGGGCATGCGACTCGTACAGGGGCCGGAGCAGTTCTCTGAAGCCTGGTCCGGTGCGGCCCGTGAAGCCAAGCAAGCTTTTGGTGATGCCACGCTGCTGGTGGAAAAGTGTTTCCCCGTGGCCAAACACATTGAGGTTCAGGTGCTGGCGGATCGACAGGGAAATATCGTCCACATGGGCGAGCGAGAGTGTTCGGTGCAAAGAAGGCATCAAAAGATCATTGAGGAATGTCCATCCCCAGTTGTGTCTTCCGAGTTGCGGCGGCAGCTGGGCGAGTGGTCAGTCAAAATTGCCAAAGCCATTGGCTACGAGGGAGTGGGCACCGTGGAGTTTTTGGCTGATGCCAGCTCAGATGGTGAGCTCCGAGCGGAGCAAATATATTTTTTGGAGATGAACACCCGCATTCAAGTGGAACATGGAGTGACCGAAGAGGTCTATCGGGTAGACTTGGTGCGCGAACAAATCCGCGTGGCGCAGGGAGAAAGTGGCGGATGGCAGCAAGATCAATTGGTTCCCCAGGGACACTCAATACAATGCCGTCTCTATGCCGAAGATCCGGGCCAGAACTTTCTGCCGCAAACCGGTGAAGTGAAAACCTTCTTCCCTTACCGCGCCCCGGGAGTGCGTTGGGAGTTGGGATTAAGACAAGGGGATCGTGTCGGTACGGATTATGATCCCATGGTGGCGAAAGTCATCACCAAGGGAGCAAATCGCGAAGAGGCCCGCCAACTAATGATGCAAACCCTGTCCTACTCAAGCCTGCTGGGCCTGAGATCAAATCAAGGTTTTTTGCTCGCGGCCCTCAGCCAAGATGATTTCATCAGTGGCCAATACAAAACCCATCAGGCTGGCGGCGAGTGGCAGAACGAATTCACCACTCAACCTCCGGTACGGGAGTCTACGGTGGCGGCCTTGCTGGCTCGCTCTGTTCAGCGGCGCTCGCGAAAGGCCGTATGGTCTCAATTGTCAGCCGGTTGGTCCAATATGCCCAATCAAAGACAGAGGGAGAGGGTGAAGCTCAATGGGGAGGAGTTCGTCATCGAGTACTGGGTGGATGAGTTCCAACAATACCACATCGTGGAAGGTGGTCAGGAGAGAGTGGCCAGTATTTTGAGTCACCCCCCGGGTCGGATGCGCCTGGAGATTTTCGGCCAGCAGTACAAAGTTCGATTTGTTGAGGTTGGATCTTCAACCCATGTTCATGTATTGGGTCTTGCGCCCAGTTGGATCGACTGGCAACCGCGAGTCTGTCGTGCCCACCTCATGGAGTCCTCAGCTCTTGTTCGTCCACCCACCAGTGGCAAAGTGGTGCAGGTGATGATTAAAGTTGGAGACGCGGTGAAAAAGGGCGATCCCTTGGTGGTGCTTGAGTCCATGAAGATGGAAACCTCGATCTACGCCGAACGAGATGGTTTGGTCGAAGAAGTCTTTGTGTCAGCTGGAGACGTGGTACAGAGTCACTCGGAACTATTGCGATTGGATGAAAATGACTAA
- a CDS encoding 3-keto-5-aminohexanoate cleavage protein has product MTKEKTIITCALTGVLTDPVKHRVPVTAKEMAQAAREAHDAGATVVHCHFRQQEEGKRHLPSWDPDVCAEIVEAIRSEVPGLVINCSTGVIGPDISGPVSVLRRVKAEMAAMNSGSLNYLKIRSDGQWAWPPMLFDNPVEKIEKYLKVMEETNTLPEFECFDTGILRSISMFRRAGLFKGKPFVSLVMGVASGMPAKAEWLPLLKAEMEEDFHWQVIAIGRQEVWPLLEKAVELGGDIRTGLEDTFYLPSGEKTFSNGALVEAAAQMVRRLGGEVSSLVETRRDLGV; this is encoded by the coding sequence ATGACTAAAGAAAAAACGATCATTACCTGCGCTTTGACGGGAGTTTTGACTGATCCCGTGAAGCACCGGGTGCCGGTGACGGCAAAAGAAATGGCCCAGGCTGCCCGTGAGGCCCATGATGCTGGTGCCACTGTTGTTCACTGTCATTTTCGTCAGCAAGAAGAGGGGAAAAGGCATCTTCCCTCCTGGGACCCCGACGTGTGCGCTGAAATCGTTGAAGCCATTCGCAGTGAAGTGCCGGGCTTGGTGATCAATTGCTCCACTGGAGTGATCGGCCCCGATATCTCAGGTCCTGTATCGGTTCTTCGTCGGGTGAAGGCTGAAATGGCGGCTATGAACTCTGGATCTTTAAATTACTTAAAGATTCGCAGTGACGGGCAGTGGGCCTGGCCTCCCATGTTGTTTGATAATCCGGTGGAAAAGATCGAAAAGTATCTGAAGGTGATGGAAGAGACCAACACTCTTCCTGAGTTCGAGTGCTTTGACACGGGGATTCTGCGTTCCATCTCCATGTTTCGCCGGGCGGGTCTGTTTAAAGGGAAGCCCTTTGTCTCCTTGGTCATGGGTGTGGCCAGCGGCATGCCGGCCAAGGCCGAATGGTTGCCGCTATTGAAGGCCGAAATGGAAGAGGATTTTCATTGGCAAGTGATCGCCATTGGCCGCCAAGAGGTGTGGCCTTTGCTGGAAAAAGCGGTTGAGTTGGGTGGCGATATTCGCACCGGACTTGAGGACACGTTTTATTTGCCGTCAGGAGAAAAAACATTTTCCAACGGAGCCCTGGTGGAGGCGGCCGCACAGATGGTCCGCCGATTGGGCGGTGAGGTGTCTTCCCTGGTAGAGACACGACGAGACCTGGGTGTTTGA
- the gloA gene encoding lactoylglutathione lyase, producing the protein MRFLHSMIRVKDLEKSKQFYTEVLGMKVLSETEYPSGEFTLCFVGYGDSKYDPCIELTYNWGRSEYEIGDGFGHIALGCPDIYKVCEDIRKRGGVITREPGPMKPGTTEIAFVKDPNGYMIELIQVKD; encoded by the coding sequence ATGCGCTTTCTCCACAGCATGATTAGAGTCAAAGACCTGGAAAAATCCAAGCAATTCTACACAGAGGTTTTGGGAATGAAGGTCCTCAGTGAAACCGAGTATCCCAGTGGCGAGTTCACTCTGTGCTTTGTGGGTTACGGGGATTCTAAATACGATCCTTGTATTGAACTCACCTACAACTGGGGTCGCAGTGAATATGAAATCGGCGATGGCTTTGGCCACATTGCTCTCGGCTGCCCGGACATTTACAAAGTGTGCGAGGACATCCGCAAACGAGGCGGAGTCATCACCCGTGAGCCCGGCCCCATGAAGCCCGGAACCACCGAAATCGCCTTCGTCAAAGACCCCAACGGCTACATGATCGAGTTGATTCAAGTGAAGGATTAA